In one Saccharibacillus brassicae genomic region, the following are encoded:
- a CDS encoding DUF4179 domain-containing protein has protein sequence MNFRLRTGAGKTAYNPKDRFGQGGHGEPGRAEQSRENRGPGGAPPHTPKRRTETAEDARWTERLSEETLPEDFTDRFMAELGGIEIEAPEPPSVDAGPHSDKRRSSAAAPRSRRTRSWIAAALAILLVGGALLYAQPTIADRVRSLFATDLLLAPDQGMKAVRAAGKVLDPQIRVEDQGFTIAVNELIADANRIVVGLTITDKNGDPFNGAVHPRFRITDGNYAEIATWSGEIIEGSTSKYNLHFTRPVLTDKMQIEAEIDQLEKWVDYKPKRQASGNWNFSIDVDLSDATAHTIQTPLPESYTTPQGVVIQMRGATRTPSGGSLEYETSLNAKAAAKAAGGTAAYHKLDYHLEDENGDMIQGSDTKDEPDKPFDLDRWTLHARWFQVLDNLDYDRQKIKFVLDSYVIREKSDAAVTFDPSALSPEQPAKFEDSGDKLVLTGARIMRNPTLPIAHKKEVKPSEMALVIGVTGTSNNFFGLNDWVAEDETGKRYEAKYSGALGIGKDQPLDGEFVVSGLAEAPRALTLRRVMVNHTYRDADWSFVLPQTGVPAVSSQ, from the coding sequence ATGAATTTTCGGCTGCGTACCGGAGCGGGAAAAACCGCTTATAACCCCAAAGACAGGTTCGGGCAAGGCGGGCACGGTGAGCCCGGCCGTGCCGAGCAGAGTCGGGAGAACCGCGGACCCGGCGGCGCACCGCCGCATACGCCCAAGCGGCGTACCGAGACGGCGGAAGACGCCCGCTGGACCGAGCGTTTGTCCGAAGAGACGCTGCCGGAAGATTTTACCGACCGGTTCATGGCGGAACTCGGCGGGATCGAGATCGAAGCGCCGGAACCGCCAAGCGTAGATGCGGGCCCGCACAGCGACAAGCGTAGGTCTTCGGCCGCTGCGCCGCGAAGCCGGCGGACGCGGAGCTGGATCGCGGCGGCGCTTGCGATTCTGCTGGTCGGCGGAGCGCTGCTCTATGCGCAGCCGACGATCGCGGACCGGGTCCGCTCGTTGTTCGCCACGGACCTGCTGCTGGCTCCCGACCAGGGCATGAAAGCCGTCCGGGCAGCGGGGAAAGTGCTGGACCCGCAGATCCGGGTCGAAGATCAGGGCTTCACGATCGCCGTCAACGAGCTGATCGCCGATGCCAACCGGATCGTCGTCGGACTCACGATTACCGACAAGAACGGCGATCCGTTCAACGGCGCCGTCCACCCCCGGTTCCGGATTACGGACGGCAATTACGCGGAGATCGCCACGTGGAGCGGCGAGATCATCGAAGGCAGCACCAGCAAATACAATTTGCATTTTACGCGTCCGGTTCTGACCGACAAGATGCAGATCGAAGCCGAGATCGACCAACTGGAAAAATGGGTCGATTACAAGCCCAAGCGGCAAGCTTCCGGCAACTGGAATTTTTCGATCGACGTCGATTTGAGCGACGCGACCGCCCATACGATCCAGACCCCGCTTCCCGAAAGCTATACGACGCCTCAGGGCGTAGTCATTCAGATGCGCGGAGCGACGCGTACGCCGAGCGGAGGCTCGCTGGAATACGAAACGTCGCTGAACGCCAAGGCCGCCGCCAAAGCGGCCGGCGGTACCGCCGCGTATCACAAGCTCGACTACCATCTGGAAGACGAGAACGGCGATATGATTCAGGGCAGCGATACCAAAGACGAGCCGGACAAACCGTTCGACCTCGACCGCTGGACCCTTCATGCCCGCTGGTTCCAGGTGCTGGACAATCTCGACTACGACCGGCAAAAGATCAAATTCGTTCTGGACAGCTACGTCATTCGGGAAAAATCCGACGCTGCGGTCACTTTCGATCCGTCCGCCCTCTCTCCCGAACAGCCGGCCAAGTTCGAAGATTCGGGCGACAAGCTTGTGTTGACGGGAGCGCGAATCATGCGCAATCCGACTCTGCCCATCGCGCACAAAAAAGAAGTGAAGCCTTCGGAAATGGCTTTGGTGATCGGGGTAACCGGCACGTCCAACAACTTCTTCGGCCTGAACGATTGGGTCGCGGAAGACGAGACCGGCAAACGTTACGAAGCGAAGTATTCCGGCGCTCTTGGCATCGGCAAAGACCAACCGCTCGACGGGGAATTCGTCGTAAGCGGCTTGGCCGAAGCGCCCCGCGCCTTGACACTCCGGCGCGTGATGGTCAACCATACGTACCGGGACGCGGATTGGTCGTTCGTGCTTCCGCAGACGGGCGTACCGGCGGTATCTTCGCAATAA
- a CDS encoding RNA polymerase sigma factor, which produces MEVPDDRTLVGEVLAGDKQAYAGIVDRYKNKLYGLFRKMGLPEADAQDLTQETLFKAYRKLASHRPEQSFSGWLHAIALNLYRDRGRRKVPVPQAEADQQAAADSGTPEGQALRRELRTELDRLLDTLPEHYRLAMVLRYVGQLSHEEIADLTGMTAPQVNNALHRAKRSLRKKMASKEENPYEFSAAYRSGKNRL; this is translated from the coding sequence ATGGAAGTGCCGGACGACCGGACGCTGGTCGGCGAAGTGCTCGCGGGCGACAAACAAGCCTACGCGGGCATCGTCGACCGCTACAAAAACAAACTGTACGGACTTTTTCGCAAAATGGGCCTGCCGGAAGCGGACGCCCAGGATCTGACGCAGGAAACGCTGTTCAAAGCGTACCGCAAACTGGCTTCGCACCGGCCGGAACAAAGTTTCTCCGGCTGGCTGCACGCGATCGCGCTCAATCTGTACCGCGATCGGGGCCGGCGCAAAGTGCCGGTACCGCAGGCCGAAGCCGATCAGCAGGCCGCGGCGGACAGCGGCACGCCGGAAGGCCAGGCGCTGCGGCGCGAGCTGCGCACCGAACTCGACCGGCTGCTCGATACGCTGCCGGAACATTACCGGCTGGCGATGGTGCTGCGTTACGTCGGCCAGCTCAGCCACGAAGAGATTGCCGACCTGACCGGCATGACGGCTCCGCAGGTCAACAACGCGCTGCACCGGGCGAAGCGGAGTCTGCGCAAAAAAATGGCGTCAAAGGAGGAGAATCCGTATGAATTTTCGGCTGCGTACCGGAGCGGGAAAAACCGCTTATAA
- a CDS encoding class I SAM-dependent methyltransferase: MRSALEHIRAHMAEQEEGAGPAGPDEGGMPAWLQILSSAEEYIVNYERIGSIREMERLNPVLAYVERSLDLLGGERLSFWIKELLEEVLAWSETAKGGTRIDRIGWQRQGINVFVHNEGSADLYLAKSPGGIGDRERLTALLIRTHGLLGQYLRGEVPFSANLPLRGPVDEGLLSETELARLLMALNRCVIGAVSEELWQSVADDLEECVLHVSLGTVPAGDGLARRLRRLRADAIRRGEDFDGELARIDEELRASGAAGGLEESFARLGDKTLWYVEAALGEFSLEEFVKMMQLALRGAEERPEARHISFERLMHGLYYDHKGVKKINLYKKRIIEKYLRELDWAAVLGGGRHADSPHLHHRTSRVNGNPDTCFFGFAFSPAAEKLIDFCVEAEKSPLYERAVLMLMDLFGLRRDAYDRFHNEDEYLETMNGSADDKKVLLSYIAGSRVLDIGPGGGVLLDLIERELPEKEVIGIDISENVVEALERRRRLEGRSWQVRKGDALNLTQTIEPGSIDTVVFSSILHELYSYVPFGGQKFNLDTVRAALRSAFELIPAGGRILIRDGIMTEPAERTLRLSFRDPGAMERLERYAADFAGRRISFERLGPHEARMPVNDAMEFLYTYTWGEEAYVHEVQEQFGYMTPSQYEACIRDLFGEAATIVFSRYFLQEGYTLALQDKVTVTDEDGSEVPLPNSTCLIVIEKAGETPKTPQA, encoded by the coding sequence ATGCGAAGCGCCCTGGAACATATCCGTGCCCATATGGCGGAGCAGGAAGAAGGAGCCGGACCCGCGGGTCCGGACGAAGGCGGCATGCCGGCCTGGCTGCAAATTTTGTCTTCGGCGGAAGAATATATCGTCAATTACGAACGGATCGGCTCGATCCGCGAGATGGAGCGGCTGAACCCGGTACTGGCTTACGTGGAGCGGAGCCTGGACCTGCTGGGCGGCGAACGGCTGTCTTTTTGGATCAAGGAGCTGCTGGAAGAAGTGCTCGCCTGGAGCGAGACGGCCAAAGGCGGCACGCGGATCGACCGGATCGGCTGGCAGCGGCAGGGCATTAACGTATTCGTACATAACGAAGGATCGGCGGACCTGTACCTGGCCAAATCTCCGGGAGGCATCGGCGACCGGGAGCGGCTGACCGCGCTGCTGATCCGCACGCACGGACTGCTCGGGCAGTACCTGCGCGGCGAAGTGCCGTTCTCGGCGAACCTGCCGCTGCGCGGTCCGGTCGACGAAGGGCTGCTGAGCGAGACCGAACTGGCCCGGCTGCTGATGGCGCTGAACCGCTGCGTGATTGGGGCCGTGTCCGAGGAGCTGTGGCAGAGCGTCGCGGACGATCTGGAAGAGTGCGTGCTGCACGTCTCGCTCGGCACCGTGCCGGCCGGAGACGGACTTGCGCGGCGGCTGCGCCGATTGCGGGCGGACGCGATCCGGCGGGGCGAAGACTTCGACGGCGAACTTGCGCGGATCGACGAAGAGCTGCGGGCGTCCGGCGCCGCGGGCGGCCTGGAAGAGAGCTTCGCGAGGCTCGGCGACAAAACGCTGTGGTACGTGGAAGCGGCGCTCGGCGAATTTTCGCTCGAAGAGTTCGTCAAGATGATGCAGCTTGCGCTGCGCGGAGCCGAAGAACGTCCGGAAGCGCGGCATATCAGCTTCGAACGCCTGATGCACGGATTGTATTACGACCACAAAGGCGTCAAGAAAATCAATCTGTACAAAAAGCGGATTATCGAAAAATATTTGCGCGAACTGGACTGGGCGGCGGTGCTTGGCGGGGGGCGGCATGCCGACAGCCCGCATCTGCATCACCGCACGAGCCGCGTGAACGGCAACCCGGATACGTGCTTCTTCGGCTTCGCTTTTTCGCCGGCCGCGGAAAAGCTGATCGATTTCTGCGTCGAAGCCGAGAAATCGCCGCTGTATGAACGGGCCGTGCTCATGCTGATGGATCTGTTCGGGCTGCGGCGCGACGCATACGACCGTTTTCACAACGAAGACGAATATCTGGAAACGATGAACGGTTCGGCGGACGACAAAAAAGTTCTGCTGTCGTACATTGCCGGTTCGCGCGTGCTCGATATCGGGCCGGGCGGCGGCGTGCTGCTGGACCTGATCGAGCGGGAACTGCCGGAAAAAGAAGTCATCGGGATCGATATCAGCGAAAACGTGGTCGAAGCGCTGGAGCGACGCCGACGGCTGGAAGGCCGAAGCTGGCAGGTACGCAAAGGCGACGCGCTCAACCTGACGCAGACGATCGAGCCGGGCAGCATCGACACGGTCGTATTTTCTTCCATTTTGCACGAATTGTATTCCTATGTGCCGTTCGGCGGACAAAAGTTCAATCTCGACACGGTCCGGGCGGCGCTGCGAAGCGCGTTCGAACTCATTCCCGCGGGCGGGCGCATCCTGATCCGGGACGGCATCATGACCGAACCGGCGGAGCGGACTCTGCGGCTGTCGTTCCGCGATCCCGGCGCGATGGAGCGGCTCGAACGGTACGCGGCCGATTTTGCCGGACGCCGTATTTCGTTCGAACGGCTCGGCCCGCACGAAGCGCGCATGCCGGTCAACGACGCGATGGAATTTCTGTACACGTACACGTGGGGCGAAGAAGCGTACGTGCACGAAGTGCAGGAGCAGTTCGGGTACATGACGCCGTCCCAGTACGAAGCGTGCATTCGCGATCTGTTCGGAGAGGCGGCGACGATCGTGTTCAGCCGGTATTTTTTGCAGGAAGGCTATACGCTTGCGCTGCAAGACAAAGTGACGGTCACGGACGAGGACGGAAGCGAAGTGCCGCTGCCGAACAGCACCTGCCTGATCGTGATCGAAAAAGCGGGCGAAACCCCGAAGACGCCGCAGGCGTAA
- a CDS encoding M50 family metallopeptidase — MPKWAKTVLYLVIAAVLTRLIPFSSLFRNLNTMIHEFGHAVVALATSGRVAGIDLNANHSGATYVTTYSTWSSILVSLAGYLSASLFAVLLFYGYYKRQQKQGLILMTAVALIMLILYVHDGFGVIWLIGFIALNALMYFVWEPARNFYYVLLCFLTLEESIFSSLYLAWLSVTSPRAAGDAALLAQDTFVPAIGWSILFVAFSLLCANWSIRLFTKSREGRSAGRGSGSGTGIGARKSKAKFRA; from the coding sequence ATGCCTAAATGGGCAAAAACGGTGCTGTACCTCGTGATTGCGGCGGTATTGACCCGGCTGATACCTTTTTCTTCGCTGTTTCGCAATCTTAATACGATGATCCATGAATTCGGGCACGCGGTCGTGGCGCTTGCCACGTCGGGACGCGTCGCGGGCATCGACCTGAACGCCAACCACAGCGGAGCGACGTATGTGACGACGTACTCGACCTGGAGTTCCATTCTCGTCTCGCTGGCCGGCTACCTGTCCGCTTCGCTGTTCGCGGTGCTGCTGTTCTACGGCTATTACAAGCGCCAGCAGAAGCAGGGCTTGATTCTCATGACGGCGGTCGCGCTGATCATGCTGATCCTGTACGTGCACGACGGATTCGGCGTCATCTGGCTGATCGGATTCATCGCGCTGAACGCGCTTATGTACTTCGTATGGGAACCGGCGCGCAATTTCTATTACGTGCTGCTGTGCTTCCTGACGCTGGAAGAGTCGATCTTCAGTTCGCTCTATCTGGCTTGGCTGTCGGTGACGTCTCCGCGTGCCGCGGGAGATGCGGCGCTGCTGGCGCAGGATACGTTCGTGCCGGCGATCGGCTGGTCGATTCTGTTCGTGGCGTTCTCGCTGCTGTGCGCCAACTGGTCGATCCGGCTGTTCACCAAAAGCCGCGAAGGACGTTCGGCCGGCCGGGGTTCGGGCAGCGGAACCGGCATCGGGGCGCGCAAATCGAAAGCGAAGTTCCGGGCTTGA
- a CDS encoding ROK family protein, whose amino-acid sequence MIIGAIEAGGTKFVCGIGNEHGEILDRVSFPTERPEETTARAAAYFEDKNIEALGVGSFGPLDLDPGSGTYGHVTTTPKPGWANYDLLGHLKKKLNVPAGFDTDVNAAAFGEARWGAARGLDSCVYYTVGTGIGVGVYVGGNRVHGLVHPEGGHVPMRRHPDDDFAGACPYHGDCLEGMAAGPALEKRWGQGGDSLPEDHPAWEIEAHYLAEAVTGAILLLSPKKVILGGGVMHQSQLFPLIRSKVARNLNGYVASSVLDDLDAYIVPPGLGDNAGLAGSLALGIEAAQG is encoded by the coding sequence ATGATCATCGGAGCAATCGAAGCGGGCGGAACAAAATTCGTCTGCGGGATCGGCAATGAACACGGAGAGATTCTGGACCGCGTCAGCTTTCCGACGGAACGGCCGGAAGAGACGACGGCGCGCGCGGCCGCTTATTTTGAAGACAAAAACATCGAAGCGCTGGGCGTCGGCTCGTTCGGCCCGCTCGACCTCGATCCGGGGAGCGGCACCTACGGCCACGTGACGACGACGCCCAAGCCCGGTTGGGCGAATTACGACCTGCTCGGGCATTTGAAAAAGAAGCTGAACGTCCCGGCCGGATTCGATACCGACGTCAACGCGGCCGCTTTCGGCGAAGCGCGCTGGGGAGCGGCCCGCGGCCTCGACAGCTGCGTCTATTACACGGTCGGCACCGGAATCGGCGTCGGCGTGTACGTCGGCGGCAATCGGGTGCACGGACTCGTGCATCCCGAAGGCGGCCACGTCCCGATGCGCCGGCATCCGGACGACGACTTCGCGGGCGCCTGCCCGTATCACGGCGACTGCCTGGAAGGCATGGCCGCCGGCCCCGCGCTTGAGAAGCGCTGGGGGCAAGGCGGCGACAGCCTGCCGGAAGACCATCCGGCCTGGGAGATCGAAGCGCATTATCTGGCCGAAGCGGTGACCGGCGCGATCCTGCTGCTCTCGCCGAAGAAAGTCATTCTCGGCGGAGGCGTCATGCACCAGAGCCAGCTGTTCCCGCTGATCCGGTCCAAAGTCGCGCGGAACCTGAACGGCTACGTCGCTTCGTCCGTGCTGGACGATCTCGACGCCTATATCGTTCCGCCGGGCCTCGGCGACAACGCCGGCCTCGCCGGCTCGCTTGCGCTGGGCATCGAAGCGGCGCAGGGCTGA